One stretch of Arachis hypogaea cultivar Tifrunner chromosome 20, arahy.Tifrunner.gnm2.J5K5, whole genome shotgun sequence DNA includes these proteins:
- the LOC112785278 gene encoding ubiquitin domain-containing protein DSK2b, whose translation MGGDSAAERSTDSKVSEPVSINIRCSNGSKFSVQICLDSTVGSFKEVIAGSCDIPAGQQRLIYKGRILKDDQTLRSYGLEADHTIHLVRGFTPSNTGGGTNTSGTNTATTNARSTGAAEGGGLGGLGLGASLFPGLGLNGMGGNNLFGEGFPDLEQMQQPFISNPNLMREIMNTPAMQNLINNPEIVRNLIMSNPQMQELMDRNPELAHILNDPSTLRQTLEATRNPEIMREMMRNTDRAMSNIEASPEGFNMLRRMYENVQEPFLNATTMAGNTGGNNTPLSGTQARDQSTNPSTTSSEATAGSPLPNTNPLPNPWSSTGTGGAQNNNRRSTPAGGDARPQAPTGLGGLGLPDLQGMLGGNAMPDPALMAQLMQNPAISNMMQSMLSNPQTLNQMLGANADQRGMPDLNSLREVMQNPEFLRLFSSPETLQQLMSFQQALLSQLGQQQPRESGQTGGGTGPLNNLAGLELLSSMFGGLGTGSLAVPNRSNEPPEQLYATQLSQLQEMGFFDTQENIRALIATSGNVHAAVERLLGNPGQ comes from the exons ATGGGAGGTGACAGTGCCGCAGAAAGGTCTACGGATTCAAAGGTCTCTGAACCCGTCAGCATCAACATTCGGTGTTCCAATGGTTCCAAGTTCTCGGTtcagatttgcctcgattccacCGTCGGATCCTTCAAGGAAGTCATTGCTGGCAGTTGCGATATCCCAGCTGGTCAGCAGCGCCTGATTTACAAGGGTCGGATCCTGAAGGATGATCAGACCCTACGAAGCTATG GCTTGGAGGCAGATCACACCATCCATTTGGTTCGTGGCTTCACACCTTCCAATACAGGTGGGGGCACAAATACCAGTGGCACCAATACCGCCACAACTAATGCCAGAAGTACTGGTGCTGCTGAGGGTGGGGGCTTAGGAGGCCTTGGTCTTGGAGCTTCATTGTTCCCTGGATTAGGTTTGAATGGGATGGGTGGCAATAACCTATTTGGAGAGGGATTTCCGGATCTTGAGCAGATGCAGCAACCATTTATTTCAAATCCCAATTTAATGAGAGAAATTATGAACACACCTGCTATGCAGAACCTAATAAATAATCCTGAGATTGTGCGGAATCTTATAATGAGCAACCCGCAGATGCAGGAGCTCATGGATCGGAATCCCGAGTTAGCTCACATACTTAATGATCCAAGCACCCTCCGCCAGACACTTGAAGCTACAAGGAACCCTGAGATCATGCGTGAAATGATGAGAAATACCGACAGAGCAATGAGCAACATTGAAGCATCTCCTGAGGGATTTAACATGTTGAGGCGCATGTATGAAAATGTTCAAGAACCATTTTTAAATGCTACTACGATGGCTGGAAACACAGGAGGCAACAATACACCACTTTCTGGGACTCAAGCCAGGGACCAATCAACAAATCCCTCAACTACTAGCTCCGAAGCAACTGCTGGTTCTCCATTACCCAATACTAACCCACTCCCCAATCCTTGGTCCTCAACGGGAA CTGGTGGTGCCCAAAATAACAATAGAAGGTCAACCCCTGCTGGTGGGGATGCTAGGCCGCAGGCACCTACTGGCTTAGGAGGGCTTGGACTGCCGGATCTTCAAGGCATGCTGGGCGGCAATGCTATGCCAGATCCTGCTTTAATGGCCCAGTTAATGCAAAATCCAGCTATCTCAAATATGATGCAAAGTATGCTTTCCAACCCACAAACTTTGAATCAG atGCTTGGAGCTAATGCTGATCAGCGTGGCATGCCTGATTTGAATTCTCTTAGAGAAGTGATGCAAAATCCAGAGTTCCTTCGCTTATTTTCTTCACCTGAGACACTGCAG CAACTCATGTCTTTTCAGCAAGCTCTTCTGTCTCAGCTTGGTCAACAACAGCCAcg GGAATCAGGTCAAACTGGCGGAGGCACTG GTCCTTTGAACAACTTGGCAGGTTTGGAGTTGTTATCAAGCATGTTCGGTGGACTTGGAACTGGTAGCCTAGCTGTTCCAAATAGATCAAATG AGCCGCCCGAGCAGTTGTATGCAACCCAGCTTTCTCAGCTTCAAGAAATGGGATTCTTCGACACGCAAGAGAACATAAGGGCCCTTATTGCCACATCCGGTAATGTTCATGCAGCAGTTGAACGACTTCTAGGAAACCCTGGTCAGTAG